In Rhizobiales bacterium NRL2, a genomic segment contains:
- a CDS encoding 7-cyano-7-deazaguanine synthase QueC, producing the protein MATDSGEGALVLFSGGQDSATCLAWALARFGRVETVGFDYGQRHRAELDVRREVRDGVAAEMPEGEHRLGEDHMVDLGVLGEISETALTRESEIAMRDDGLPTTFVPGRNLIFFSFAAAVAYRRDLRRIVGGMCETDYSGYPDCRDDAIKAMQLALNLGMNRRFVLETPLMWLTKAATWRLAEDLGGRMLVEVIRERTLSCYMGDTETRHDWGMGCGDCPACDLRRRGYREYRGAADQA; encoded by the coding sequence ATGGCGACGGATAGCGGCGAAGGCGCGCTGGTGCTGTTCTCCGGCGGACAGGATTCGGCGACCTGCCTGGCCTGGGCGCTGGCGCGTTTCGGGCGGGTGGAGACGGTGGGCTTCGACTACGGTCAGCGTCACCGCGCCGAGCTCGACGTCCGCCGCGAGGTGCGCGACGGCGTCGCCGCGGAGATGCCGGAGGGCGAGCACCGGCTGGGCGAAGACCACATGGTCGACCTGGGCGTCCTGGGCGAAATCTCGGAGACGGCGCTGACCCGCGAGAGCGAGATCGCCATGCGCGACGACGGCCTGCCGACGACCTTCGTGCCGGGGCGCAACCTGATCTTCTTCAGCTTCGCCGCGGCAGTGGCATACCGCAGGGATCTGCGCCGCATCGTCGGCGGCATGTGCGAGACGGATTACTCGGGCTATCCCGACTGCCGCGACGACGCGATCAAGGCCATGCAGCTGGCGCTCAATCTGGGCATGAACCGGCGTTTCGTGCTGGAAACGCCGCTGATGTGGCTGACCAAGGCCGCCACCTGGCGGCTGGCGGAGGATCTGGGCGGGCGGATGCTGGTGGAGGTGATCCGGGAGCGGACCCTGAGCTGCTACATGGGCGACACGGAAACCCGCCACGACTGGGGCATGGGCTGCGGCGACTGCCCGGCCTGCGACTTGCGCCGCAGGGGCTATCGGGAGTATCGAGGCGCCGCCGACCAGGCGTGA
- a CDS encoding beta-carotene 15,15'-monooxygenase codes for MENRRRIEGYLFLIAFGLCIPAANWLIGNVGTVCVPNGPCLIPVAPGVEAPSGVLMIGLALVLRDMVQRRLGVGWAFGAVVAGAALSAVFAPPALVMASALAFFISEAADLAVYTPLQKRGLILAVVASSLVGLVIDSVIFLQVAFGNQDYLLGQVLGKAWMVLIAIPFVHLLRRRDEKLGIEAA; via the coding sequence ATGGAAAACCGCCGCCGGATCGAAGGCTACCTGTTCCTGATCGCCTTCGGGCTCTGCATTCCCGCCGCCAACTGGCTGATCGGCAATGTGGGCACGGTCTGCGTGCCGAACGGGCCGTGCCTGATCCCCGTGGCGCCGGGGGTCGAGGCGCCGAGCGGCGTGCTGATGATCGGCCTGGCGTTGGTGCTGCGGGACATGGTGCAGCGCCGTCTCGGCGTCGGCTGGGCCTTCGGCGCCGTGGTCGCCGGCGCGGCGCTCTCGGCTGTCTTCGCGCCGCCGGCGCTGGTCATGGCCTCGGCGCTGGCCTTTTTCATTTCGGAAGCGGCCGATCTCGCCGTCTATACGCCCCTGCAGAAGCGCGGGCTGATCCTGGCGGTGGTGGCCAGCTCCCTGGTGGGCCTCGTGATCGACAGCGTGATCTTCCTGCAGGTCGCCTTCGGCAATCAGGACTATCTGCTGGGTCAGGTGCTGGGCAAGGCGTGGATGGTGCTGATCGCCATCCCCTTCGTGCACCTGCTGCGCCGCCGCGACGAGAAGCTGGGCATCGAGGCGGCCTGA
- a CDS encoding dehydratase, giving the protein MSVESVKAAENRRRESFGRCFEDFETGMIYEHRPGRTVSESDNTWFTLLTMNQHPLHFDHAYAAKTEFGRPVVNSALTLSIVTGMSVSDVSQKAIANLGWTDISMPAPVFHGDTLTAESEVLEKRESASRPTQGIVTVETRGFKQDGTLVISYRRTVLVPKRGHEVE; this is encoded by the coding sequence ATGAGCGTTGAATCAGTCAAGGCCGCAGAGAACCGCCGCCGGGAAAGCTTCGGCCGCTGCTTCGAAGACTTCGAAACGGGCATGATCTACGAACACCGGCCCGGCCGCACCGTCTCCGAAAGCGACAATACCTGGTTCACCCTGCTGACCATGAACCAGCACCCCCTGCACTTCGACCACGCCTATGCGGCGAAGACCGAATTCGGCCGCCCCGTCGTCAATTCGGCGCTAACGCTCTCGATCGTCACCGGCATGTCGGTCTCCGACGTCAGCCAGAAGGCGATCGCCAATCTGGGCTGGACCGACATCAGTATGCCGGCGCCGGTGTTCCATGGCGACACGCTGACCGCCGAGTCCGAGGTGCTGGAGAAGCGCGAGAGCGCCTCGCGCCCGACCCAGGGGATCGTCACGGTCGAGACCCGGGGCTTCAAGCAGGACGGCACGCTGGTGATCAGCTACCGCCGCACCGTGCTGGTGCCGAAGCGCGGCCACGAGGTGGAATAG
- a CDS encoding microcystin degradation protein MlrC, whose amino-acid sequence MRVVIAMMKHETNTFSPVVTDWARFTGWGSFLGDEARAHYEGTAMPFGAYLELAKARGCEIVTPVAAEAMPSGPVRQEAYEIMAGAIVDAVKDGCDAALLDLHGAMVAEHDFDGEGLLLERIRAAAPDLPIAVTCDLHCNLTARMVDNCTALIGYKTYPHVDMHEVGEQIGRVLFDALDGKVRPVMRWGNLPLLSQTLRQGTDDEPMKTLIAMCRDAECRPGVLAATVFGGFALADMPQSGTSVVIVTDNDPALAAEIRDEILEAAWTRRADFVYEHHPLEEAVAEAKAMERDGPIILLDHADNVGSGATQDVMTVIAEVLNQGLEDVAVAAVHDPEAVQEMQRAGIGSTVTLSLGGKTDMPSIGREGAPLEITGKVKTLTDGEWVCRGPMYTGVTVRMGPTAVLDTGKMQIVIVSQHHEPWDTGVFTSVGIQPEHKKYLLLKSRIHYRAGFAPLAKATLTLDGVGVTTSDNSLLDYEHVRRPIYPLDLINER is encoded by the coding sequence ATGCGCGTCGTCATCGCCATGATGAAGCACGAGACCAACACCTTCTCGCCGGTGGTGACCGACTGGGCGCGGTTCACCGGCTGGGGCAGCTTCCTGGGCGACGAGGCCCGGGCGCACTACGAGGGCACGGCCATGCCCTTCGGCGCCTATCTGGAACTGGCGAAGGCCCGCGGCTGCGAGATCGTCACCCCCGTCGCGGCCGAGGCCATGCCGTCCGGGCCGGTGCGGCAGGAAGCCTACGAGATCATGGCCGGCGCCATCGTCGACGCGGTGAAGGACGGCTGCGATGCGGCGCTGCTGGACCTGCACGGCGCCATGGTGGCGGAACACGATTTCGACGGCGAGGGGCTCCTGCTGGAGCGCATCCGCGCGGCGGCGCCGGACCTGCCGATCGCGGTGACCTGCGACCTGCACTGCAACCTGACCGCCCGCATGGTCGACAACTGCACGGCCCTGATCGGCTACAAGACCTATCCCCATGTCGACATGCACGAGGTCGGCGAGCAGATCGGCCGCGTGCTGTTCGATGCTCTCGACGGCAAGGTCCGTCCCGTCATGCGCTGGGGCAACCTGCCGCTGCTCTCCCAGACGCTGCGCCAGGGCACGGACGACGAGCCGATGAAGACCCTGATCGCCATGTGCCGCGACGCCGAGTGCCGTCCCGGCGTGCTGGCAGCGACCGTGTTCGGCGGTTTCGCGCTGGCCGACATGCCCCAGTCCGGCACATCGGTCGTCATCGTCACCGACAACGATCCGGCGCTGGCCGCGGAAATCCGCGACGAGATCCTGGAAGCCGCCTGGACGCGCCGGGCGGACTTCGTCTACGAACATCATCCGCTCGAGGAGGCCGTCGCCGAGGCGAAGGCGATGGAGCGGGACGGGCCGATCATCCTGCTCGACCATGCCGACAATGTCGGCTCCGGCGCGACCCAGGACGTCATGACGGTGATCGCCGAGGTGCTGAACCAGGGGCTGGAGGACGTCGCCGTCGCCGCCGTCCACGATCCCGAAGCCGTGCAGGAGATGCAGCGCGCCGGCATCGGCAGCACGGTGACCCTCAGCCTGGGCGGCAAGACCGACATGCCCTCGATCGGCCGGGAGGGCGCGCCGCTGGAAATCACCGGCAAGGTGAAGACCCTGACGGACGGCGAATGGGTCTGCCGCGGGCCGATGTACACCGGCGTGACCGTGCGCATGGGGCCGACGGCGGTGCTGGACACGGGGAAGATGCAGATCGTCATCGTCAGCCAGCATCATGAACCCTGGGACACCGGCGTCTTCACCTCGGTCGGCATCCAGCCCGAGCACAAGAAGTACCTGCTGCTGAAGTCGCGCATCCACTACCGCGCGGGCTTCGCGCCGCTGGCGAAGGCGACGCTCACGCTGGACGGGGTGGGGGTCACGACATCCGACAACAGCCTGCTCGACTACGAGCACGTGCGGAGGCCGATCTACCCGCTCGATCTGATCAACGAACGCTAG
- a CDS encoding ferrochelatase, giving the protein MSRWPVRDGKGGNVDHEEGAMTVERTHMPEGHPEINQGRIGVVLVNLGTPDGTDVQSVRRYLREFLGDPRVIEVPRAIWFVILNLFILTLRPPKTARAYRKVWVAETDEGPLRYHTRRLTEALARRFEGGHVAVDHAMRYGNPSIPDVLTRLKDQGCDRILVVPLYPQYSATTTATVVDKVGEALRAMRWQPTIRVVPPYYDDPAHIEALAKSIEADFAARGRPDALVASFHGLPKDYFEKGDPYHCHCAKTARLLRERLRLDESQFRLTFQSRFGPREWLQPYTDETLAALPAEGVRSVAAVMPGFPADCVETLEEIAIEGRKTFEEAGGTAFRTIPCLNDSDVHVDMMETIVRRELGGWL; this is encoded by the coding sequence ATGTCCCGGTGGCCCGTCCGGGACGGCAAGGGCGGCAATGTCGATCACGAAGAGGGCGCGATGACGGTGGAACGGACGCATATGCCCGAAGGGCATCCGGAGATCAATCAGGGCCGGATCGGCGTCGTGCTGGTCAACCTCGGCACGCCCGACGGCACGGACGTCCAATCCGTCCGCCGCTATCTCAGAGAGTTCCTCGGCGATCCGCGGGTGATCGAGGTGCCGCGCGCCATCTGGTTCGTCATCCTCAACCTGTTCATCCTCACCCTCCGCCCGCCGAAGACGGCGCGGGCCTACCGCAAGGTCTGGGTGGCGGAAACCGACGAGGGTCCGCTGCGCTACCACACCCGGCGGCTGACCGAGGCGCTGGCCCGCCGCTTCGAGGGCGGACACGTCGCCGTCGATCACGCCATGCGTTACGGCAATCCGTCGATCCCGGACGTCCTTACGCGGCTCAAGGACCAGGGCTGCGACCGGATCCTGGTGGTGCCGCTCTATCCGCAGTACAGCGCCACGACCACCGCGACCGTCGTCGACAAGGTCGGCGAGGCGCTCCGCGCCATGCGCTGGCAGCCGACCATCCGCGTCGTCCCGCCCTATTACGACGATCCCGCCCATATCGAGGCGCTGGCGAAATCGATCGAAGCGGATTTCGCCGCCCGTGGCCGCCCGGATGCGCTGGTCGCCTCCTTTCACGGCCTGCCGAAGGACTATTTCGAGAAGGGCGATCCCTATCACTGCCACTGCGCGAAGACCGCGCGCCTCCTGCGGGAGCGGCTTCGTCTGGACGAAAGCCAGTTCCGCCTGACCTTCCAGAGCCGCTTCGGACCCCGGGAATGGCTGCAGCCCTACACGGACGAGACGCTGGCGGCCCTGCCGGCCGAGGGGGTCCGCTCGGTCGCCGCGGTCATGCCGGGCTTTCCAGCCGATTGCGTCGAGACCCTGGAGGAGATCGCCATCGAGGGCCGCAAGACCTTCGAGGAAGCGGGCGGCACGGCCTTCCGCACGATCCCCTGCCTCAACGATTCGGACGTCCATGTCGACATGATGGAGACCATCGTGCGCCGCGAACTGGGCGGCTGGCTCTAG
- a CDS encoding peroxiredoxin, whose product MDSAAPMQPAMPRLNEPAPDFTAKTTHGEKSLSDYRGRWLVLFSHPADFTPVCTTEFMAFARNHDRFKTLNCDLLGLSIDSTFAHIAWVRSIEKNFGVKMQFPIIEDLSMKVAQAYGMIQPGASDTSAVRATFIIDPEGTLRAMVYYPMTNGRSIDEFLRVLEALQTSDKHGVATPENWKPGDKVIVPPPQTQEAAEKREKEGYEYVDWYFSKKDVA is encoded by the coding sequence ATGGACTCAGCCGCCCCCATGCAGCCGGCCATGCCCCGGTTGAACGAACCCGCCCCGGACTTCACGGCCAAGACCACCCATGGCGAGAAATCCCTCTCTGACTATCGCGGCCGCTGGCTGGTGCTGTTCTCGCATCCGGCCGATTTCACGCCGGTCTGCACGACCGAGTTCATGGCCTTCGCGCGGAACCATGACCGCTTCAAGACGCTGAATTGCGACCTGCTCGGTCTTTCGATCGACAGCACCTTCGCGCACATCGCCTGGGTGCGCTCCATCGAGAAGAACTTCGGCGTCAAGATGCAGTTCCCGATCATCGAGGACCTGTCCATGAAGGTCGCGCAGGCCTATGGCATGATCCAGCCGGGCGCGAGCGACACGTCGGCGGTCCGCGCCACCTTCATCATCGATCCCGAAGGCACGCTGCGCGCCATGGTCTACTACCCGATGACCAACGGCCGCTCCATCGACGAGTTCTTGCGCGTGCTGGAAGCCCTGCAGACCAGCGACAAGCACGGTGTCGCGACGCCGGAGAACTGGAAGCCCGGCGACAAGGTCATCGTGCCGCCGCCGCAGACCCAGGAAGCGGCGGAGAAGCGCGAAAAGGAGGGCTACGAGTACGTCGACTGGTACTTCTCCAAGAAGGACGTGGCCTGA